The following proteins come from a genomic window of Streptomyces liliiviolaceus:
- a CDS encoding suppressor of fused domain protein, with product MVDVLALVEARLRTALGEPDARAAVTFLGTDRVEVLRFTDLDTSGTTPAGIVRYATLGMSAQPMADPTAAVADPVAGPRAELVLSVRAGAADTDKVLRPLAVLAASPQVEGLVVAPGASLDVGDPLWPGAPFTSVLVAEPGGLVEDLELDAPLDPVRFLPLLPMTPNEAAWKRVHGAAALQERWLASGTDLRDPARKSVSLD from the coding sequence ATGGTTGATGTTCTTGCTCTGGTGGAAGCCCGTTTGCGTACCGCCCTGGGCGAACCGGACGCGCGCGCCGCGGTGACGTTCCTGGGCACGGACCGCGTCGAGGTGCTCCGTTTCACGGACCTGGACACCTCCGGTACGACCCCCGCCGGGATCGTCCGGTACGCCACGCTCGGCATGTCGGCCCAGCCGATGGCGGACCCCACGGCGGCCGTCGCCGACCCGGTCGCGGGCCCGCGCGCCGAGCTGGTCCTGTCGGTACGGGCCGGTGCCGCCGACACCGACAAGGTGCTCCGCCCGCTCGCCGTACTGGCCGCGTCCCCGCAGGTCGAGGGCCTGGTCGTGGCCCCGGGCGCCTCGCTCGACGTGGGCGATCCGCTGTGGCCGGGCGCCCCCTTCACCTCCGTCCTGGTCGCCGAGCCGGGCGGCCTGGTCGAGGATCTCGAACTCGACGCACCCCTGGATCCCGTACGTTTCCTGCCGCTGTTGCCCATGACACCGAACGAGGCCGCGTGGAAGCGGGTGCACGGCGCGGCGGCGCTCCAGGAGCGCTGGCTGGCAAGCGGAACGGACCTGCGCGATCCCGCACGCAAGTCCGTTTCCCTGGACTGA
- a CDS encoding DUF6758 family protein, whose protein sequence is MRGEPSCPKCGGRVRAPGLFADSWQCDVHGIVHPLQPVIPPSVEALGVVVHRARVPVWMPWPLPVGWLFTGAAFAGDDRSGGRATAVACSGPGPLGGFGELMLVAEELGVGLGARYAGIEGLDPGPYMNVDKPPQVKVLAAGRPTPLWHVPGVPGDRAVFAGEALGLWLWAVVWPEQSGMMMYDELVLTDLRDAGAEADLLPCGALSPRILEP, encoded by the coding sequence ATGAGGGGCGAACCCAGTTGCCCGAAGTGTGGTGGCCGGGTCAGGGCTCCCGGCCTCTTTGCCGACTCCTGGCAGTGCGATGTGCACGGCATCGTGCATCCGCTGCAGCCCGTGATCCCGCCCAGCGTGGAAGCCCTCGGTGTGGTCGTGCACCGTGCGCGCGTACCGGTGTGGATGCCGTGGCCGCTGCCCGTCGGCTGGCTCTTCACGGGTGCCGCGTTCGCCGGTGACGACCGCAGCGGCGGTCGCGCGACGGCCGTCGCCTGCTCGGGGCCCGGGCCGCTCGGCGGATTCGGGGAGCTGATGCTCGTCGCCGAGGAACTGGGCGTGGGTCTGGGCGCGCGGTACGCGGGCATCGAGGGGCTCGACCCGGGGCCGTACATGAACGTGGACAAGCCCCCTCAGGTGAAGGTGCTGGCCGCGGGGCGGCCGACGCCGCTCTGGCACGTCCCCGGGGTGCCCGGCGACCGGGCCGTCTTCGCCGGTGAGGCGCTCGGGCTGTGGCTGTGGGCGGTCGTGTGGCCGGAGCAGTCGGGAATGATGATGTACGACGAACTGGTGCTGACGGATCTGCGGGACGCGGGTGCGGAGGCGGATCTGTTGCCTTGCGGGGCGCTGTCGCCGCGGATCCTGGAGCCGTAG
- a CDS encoding MFS transporter: MNSSTGGPTEGDTFDAGATSLLRQPKAVWATAGASVVAFMGIGLVDPILPSIAKGLDATAGQVSLLFTSYFLITALAMLVTGFVSSRIGGRRTLLLGLALVVVFAGLSGTSGSVGELVGFRAGWGLGNALFVSTALAVIVGAAAGGSAAAILLYESALGLGMACGPLLGALLGDASWRYPFFGTAFLMAIGFLCITAFLKEQPKPARRTGLLDPVKALGHGGLASVAGSAFFYNYTFFTVLAFTPFVLNMSPYNSGAVFFAWGVLLAVFSVLVAPRMQARFGSLKVLGGSLVLLAADVLVLGYGSHTTAVVCTILSGAFIGVNNTVYTELALGVSDAPRPVASAGYNFVRWFAAAAAPFFAPRIEEWTDIHIPFVVAAVTAALGALVVLVRRDALTHEAEELEERHAVEDGVTVFAN, translated from the coding sequence ATGAACAGCAGCACGGGAGGCCCCACCGAAGGGGACACCTTCGACGCGGGGGCCACGAGCCTCCTGCGTCAGCCGAAGGCGGTCTGGGCGACCGCCGGGGCATCCGTCGTCGCCTTCATGGGCATCGGCCTCGTCGACCCGATCCTGCCGTCCATCGCCAAGGGCCTGGACGCCACCGCCGGCCAGGTCTCGCTGCTCTTCACCTCGTACTTCCTGATCACCGCGCTCGCGATGCTGGTCACGGGCTTCGTCTCCAGCCGTATCGGCGGCCGTCGCACACTGCTGCTCGGCCTCGCGCTGGTCGTGGTCTTCGCCGGACTCTCCGGCACCTCCGGCTCGGTCGGCGAACTCGTCGGCTTCCGGGCCGGCTGGGGCCTCGGCAACGCCCTGTTCGTCTCCACCGCCCTCGCCGTCATCGTGGGCGCGGCGGCCGGCGGCAGCGCGGCGGCGATCCTGCTGTACGAGTCGGCCCTGGGCCTCGGCATGGCCTGCGGCCCCCTGCTCGGCGCGCTGCTCGGCGACGCCAGCTGGCGCTACCCGTTCTTCGGTACCGCGTTCCTGATGGCGATCGGGTTCCTGTGCATCACGGCGTTCCTGAAGGAGCAGCCGAAGCCCGCGCGCAGGACGGGCCTGCTCGACCCGGTCAAGGCCCTCGGCCACGGCGGCCTCGCCTCGGTGGCGGGCTCGGCGTTCTTCTACAACTACACCTTCTTCACCGTGCTGGCCTTCACACCCTTCGTACTGAACATGAGCCCGTACAACAGCGGCGCGGTCTTCTTCGCCTGGGGTGTGCTGCTCGCGGTGTTCTCGGTGCTCGTCGCGCCGCGCATGCAGGCCCGGTTCGGCTCGCTGAAGGTGCTCGGCGGCTCACTGGTGCTGCTCGCGGCCGACGTCCTCGTGCTCGGCTACGGCAGCCACACCACGGCCGTCGTCTGCACGATCCTCTCCGGTGCCTTCATCGGCGTGAACAACACCGTCTACACGGAGCTGGCCCTCGGCGTGTCGGACGCGCCGCGCCCGGTGGCGAGCGCCGGCTACAACTTCGTCCGCTGGTTCGCCGCCGCGGCGGCGCCGTTCTTCGCGCCGAGGATCGAGGAGTGGACCGACATCCACATCCCGTTCGTGGTCGCGGCGGTCACGGCGGCGCTGGGCGCGCTCGTGGTCCTCGTACGCCGGGACGCCCTGACGCACGAGGCCGAGGAGCTGGAGGAGCGGCACGCGGTGGAGGACGGGGTCACCGTCTTCGCGAACTGA